The Pantoea cypripedii genomic interval GGCCAGCGGATGCAGATCGAGACGAACAAGGGAGCCAGACATAGCAACAATTCTCATGATTAGCAGGTGTGATGTTACTCTAACTGTCACCTGCAAAGCTGTGTAACGATAAATACTTAATACCCTGATAAGGAAGACTTAATGCCTGCCCAATCACCGCGCTTGCCAAAAATCAGTGTTATCCAGTCATTTAAAGTGGCCGCTGAACTGGGCAGCCTGGCAAAAGCGGCTGCCCAGCTGGCGTTAACTCCGGCTGCGGTCAGCCAGCAAATTCGCCAGCTGGAAGAGCAACTGGGTAGCGCCCTGTTTTTGCGCACGCAAACCGGTGTGATGCTGACCGAAACCGGGAAGGAATATCTGCGCTATGTCACCGAAGCCTTTGATATTTTGCACCTCGGTCAGCAAAACATTCGCCATGCGGCCAGCGCCCCCAGGTTAACGGTGTATGCACTACCGGCGCTGGCGTCGAAATGGCTGTTGCCACAGCTGGCGAGCTGGCGCGCCCATTGCCCGGATATCGATCTGTCGTTACATGGCACCCATGCCCAGGTGGATTTCACCGCCATGCCGGCCGATTTTGTTATCTGCTTTGGCGAGGATCGTTATCCGCAGCTTGATAAGCAGTGGCTGTTTCATGATGAGGTGCTGCCGGTCGCCAGCCCGGCGTTATTACAGCGCTTTGCACCCGAAGAAATCTTCAGCCATGCGCCTTTAATCCATCTCGACTGGGGTAACGAAGGGCGTTTCCTGCCTGACTGGCGCAGCTGGTTTCAGGCCAAAGGCATGGACGAACCGCTGCCGCAACCCGCATTCAGTTTCAATCTGACCTCACTGGCGATTGATGCCGCAGTGGCCGGAGCCGGATTGCTGTTGGGGCAGCGGCGGCTGATCGCGCCGGAGCTGGCGCGTGGCGAGCTGGTGGTAATTGACGAACTCTGCCTGCCCCTCAGCAAACCTTATTTTCTGGCCTGGCCACAGCGCACCCTGAGCCAGCCAGGCAGTGAAGCGATGATTCACTGGCTACGTGAGTTGGGAGCGGGCTGCCAATAGTTGGTGGCTGTTATCTGGCCTGATATAGTTTGTTTCTTTTCTGTTGCGTCAGCCAGGAGCCGTTATGCCAGCCAAAATCGCCAATG includes:
- a CDS encoding LysR substrate-binding domain-containing protein; this encodes MPAQSPRLPKISVIQSFKVAAELGSLAKAAAQLALTPAAVSQQIRQLEEQLGSALFLRTQTGVMLTETGKEYLRYVTEAFDILHLGQQNIRHAASAPRLTVYALPALASKWLLPQLASWRAHCPDIDLSLHGTHAQVDFTAMPADFVICFGEDRYPQLDKQWLFHDEVLPVASPALLQRFAPEEIFSHAPLIHLDWGNEGRFLPDWRSWFQAKGMDEPLPQPAFSFNLTSLAIDAAVAGAGLLLGQRRLIAPELARGELVVIDELCLPLSKPYFLAWPQRTLSQPGSEAMIHWLRELGAGCQ